Below is a window of Stappia sp. DNA.
TTCGGGCCCTTCTCGATCTTCTCGATCCGCTCGCCGGTGATCTTCGAGCGCGGGCGCGCGGTCGGGAAGGCCTGCATCTCCGGCGCGGACTTCAGATGGTCGTAGTCGAAATCGAAGGGCTCGTAGTAATCGTCGATCTCGGGCATCGAGGGGTTGGCGAAGATATTCGCCAGGATGCGCCACTTGCTGCCCTGTTTGGGGTGCAGCTTGCCGGAGGCCGAGCGCACCCACCCGCCGTTCCAGCGTTTCTGGTTCTCCCAGTCGGTCGGATAGCCGGTGCCGGGCTTGGTCTCGACATTGTTGAACCATGCGTATTCGACACCGTCGCGGCTGGTCCACACGTTCTTGCAGGTGACGGAGCAGGTGTGACAACCGATGCATTTATCGAGGTTCAGAACCTTGCCGATTTGTGCGCGAACTCTCATTCCGCTGCCTCCACGTTCCGGGTTGCGGACCGGCCTGCGGGGGTGTCGAGCCAGTCGATCTTCTGCAGTTTCCGCACGATCACGAACTCGTCGCGGTTGGCTCCCACGGTCCCGTAGTAGTTGAAGCCGTAGGAGAGCTGCGCGTAGCCGCCGATCATATGCGTGGGTTTCAGGGTCGCGCGGGTGACGGAGTTATGGATGCCGCCGCGATGGCCGGTCTTTTCGGACCCGGGCGTGTTCACGATCTTTTCCTGCGCGTGGTACATGAACAGCGTGCCCTGCTTGATCCGCTGGGACACCACCACCCGCGCGGTGAGCGCGCCGTTGACGTTGTAGGCCTCGACCCAGTCGTTATCGACGAGCCCCGCCTTCTGCGCGTCCACCTCGGACATCCACACGACCGGCCCGCCCCTGTTCAGGGTCAACATCAGCAGATTGTCGGTATAGGTGCTGTGGATGCCCCATTTCTGGTGCGGCGTGATGAAGTTCAGCACCACATGCGGGCTGCCCTCGGCCGCGTCGCTGTTGACGGCGGCGGTGATGGTCTTGAGGTCCACCGGCGGGCGATAGCCGACGAAACCCTCGCCGAAGGCCCGCATCCATTCGTGATCCTGATAAAGCTGCTGGCGCCCCGTCAGCGTGCGCCAGGGGATCAGTTCGTGGACGTTGGTGTAGCCGGCGTTGTAGCAGACCTCCTCGCTCTCGATGCCCGACCAGGTGGGGCTGGAGATGATCTTGCGCGGCTGTGCGGCGATATCGCGGAAGCGGATCTTGGTGTGATGGGCCCCTTCCGCAAGATGCGCGTGGCGGCGTCCCGTCGGCTTTTCCAGCTCCTGCCAGGCCTTGACGGCGACCTCGCCGTTGGTTTCCGGCGCCAGCATCAGGATCATCTCGGCCGCGTCGATGGCGGTTTCGAGCTTCGGCTGCCCGTGCGACACGCCCTCGTCCCGGACCACGCCGTTCAGGTTCCGCAGGTGTTCGACCTCGGCCCCGGTCTCCCAGGTGATCCCCTTGCCGCCGTTGCCCAGCTTCTCGAGCAACGGTCCGACGGAGGTGAACTTCCTGTAGAGGTTGGGATAGTCGCGCTCGACGGCGATGTAGTTCGGCGCGGTCTTGCCCGGGATCAGGTCGCATTCGCCCTTCTTCCAGTCCCGCACATGCGCCTGCGCCAGTTCCGCAGCGGTGTCGTGCAGCAGGGGAAGCTGGACGATGTCGGTCTCGACTCCCAGGACCTCGGGCGCGACGTCCGAAAACTTGCGGGCGATCGACTTGAAGATCTCCCAATCCGACCTGCTTTCGTAGGCCGGATCCACCGCCGCCTGCAGCGGGTGGATGAACGGATGCATGTCGGAGGTGTTCAGGTCGTCCTTCTCGTACCAGGAGGCCGTCGGCAGGACGATGTCGGAGTAGACGGCCGTCGTGGACATGCGGAAGTCGATGCAGACCAGCAGGTCGAGCTTGCCCTGCGGCGCCTCGTCATGCCAGCGGGCCTCCTTCGACCTCACGGCACCTTCCTCGCCGAGGTCCTTGCCCATCACGCCGTGATCGGTGCCGAGCAGGTGCTTGAGGAAGTACTCGTGCCCCTTGCCCGAGGATCCGAGCAGGTTCGAGCGCCAGACGAACAGGTTGCGCGGCCAGTTTTCGGGTGCATCCGGGTCCTGGCAGGACATTTCCAGCTCGCCGGACATCAGCTGTTCGGCAACGTAGTCCCTGACCTCCTTGCCGGCTTTCTTCGCGGCCCTGGACACCTCCAGCGGGTTGGTCTTGAGCTGCGGCGCGGAGGGCAGCCAGCCCATCCGCTCGGCCCGGATGTTGTAGTCGATCAGGGAGATATCCCAGTCGCCCTCGGGCGCCGTCGGTGACAGGATCTCGCCCGCGCGCAGCGTTTCGTAGCGCCACTGGTCGGTATGGGCGTACCAGCAGGAGGTCGAGTTCATGTGCCGCGGCGGACGGTTCCAGTCCAGCGCGAAGGCGAGCGGCTGCCAGCCGGTCTGCGGGCGCAGTTTCTCCTGCCCCACGTAGTGCGACCAGCCGCCGCCTTCCTGGCCGATGCAGCCGCACATCACCAGCATGTTGATGATGCCGCGGTAGTTCATGTCCATGTGGTACCAGTGGTTCAGACCGGCCCCGAGGATGACCATGGACTTGCCGCGGGTCTTCTCCGCGTTGGAGGCGAATTCGCGGGCCACCGCGATGATCTTCTCACGCTCCACGCCGGTGATCTTTTCGGCCCAGGCCGGGGTATAGGGGCTGTCGTCGTCGAAATCCTTCGACACCCAGTCGCCGCCCAGACCGCGATCGAGGCCGTAGTTCGCACAGAACAGATCGAAGACCGTGGCGACCAGCGCCTCCTGACCGTCGGCCAGTGTCACCCGGCGCGCGGGGATGTTGCGGGTCAGGACATCCGGGTGGCCGCATTTCACGAAATCGCCCGTGGCCGCGCCGCCGAAATAGGGGAAATCCACCCCCACGACCTCGTCATGATCCTCCTCCAGGATCTGGCTCAGCCGCAGCCTGGTTTCGGCGCCGTTGGCCCGCTCTTCGAGGTTCCATCTGCCCTCTTCGCCCCAGCGGAACCCGATGGACCCGTTGGGCGCGACGATCTGCCCGGAGGCCTCGTCATGGGCAACCGTCTTCCAGTCGGGGTTGTTGGCCTCGCCCAGATTGCCGTCGAAGTCCTCGGCGCGCAGCATCCGCCCCGGCACCAGTCGGCCGTCCTTCTCGTCGAGGCGCACCAGCATCGGCATGTCGGTGTATTTGCGGGCGTAGTCCTCGAAATACTCCGCCTGCCGGTCCAGATGGTACTCGCGCAGGATGACATGGCCCATCGCCATGGCGAGTGCTGCGTCGGTGCCGGCCTGCGGGTTCAGCCAGATGTCGCCGAACTTGGCGGCTTCCGAATAGTCGGGGCTGACCACGGCGGACTTGGTGCCGCGGTAGCGCACCTCGGTGTAGAAATGCGCGTCGGGGGTGCGGGTCTGCGGCACGTTCGAGCCCCAGAGCATCAGGAAGCCGGCATTGTACCAGTCGGCCGATTCCGGGACGTCGGTCTGTTCGCCCCAGGTCTGGGGGCTGGCCGGCGGCAGGTCGCAATACCAGTCGTAGAAGGACATGCAGGTGCCGCCGAGCAGGCTCAGATAGCGCGAGCCCGCGGCGTAGCTGACCATCGACATGGCCGGGATCGGCGAAAAGCCGAACACCCGGTCGGGGCCCCAGGTCTTCGCCGTGTGGGCATTCGCGGCCGCGACGATCTCGGTCGCCTCGTCCCAGGTGGCGCGGACGAAGCCGCCCTTGCCGCGCGTCCTGGTGTAGGAGGCACGCACCTCCGGATCGTTCTGGATCGCGGCCCATGCGGCCACCGGCGTCATCGTCTCGCGCATCCTGCGCCAGGCGCGCATGAGGCTGCCGCGGATCAGCGGGTTTTTCACCCGGTTCGCGGAATAGAGATACCAGCTGTAGGAGGCGCCGCGCGCGCAGCCGCGCGGTTCGTGGTTCGGCAGGCCGGCCCGCGTGCGCGGATAGTCGGTCTGCTGGGTCTCCCAGGTCACGATGCCCGATTTGACGTAGATCTTCCACGAACATGACCCGGTGCAGTTCACCCCGTGGGTGGAGCGCACGACCTTGTCGTGGCGCCAGCGGTTCCGGTAGGTGTCCTCCCAGTCGCAGTTCTCGCGGGTGGTCTGCCCCCAACCGCCCGAGAACTGCTCGAGCTCCTTGCTCTGGAAGAAGTTCAGTCTGTCGAACAGATGGCTCATTGTGCTGTCCTTTCGGCTGTCTGGATCTCTGCGACGGTGCGCGCCGTCCGCCTGTCCGGCCGGGTCATTGTGCTGGCTGGGCTGCGGCGCCCATGGCGCCCCGGCCGCGCTCGATGTCGTGCAGCAGCCCGCCGGGGCGCGTGTAGACGACCCAGGTGATCCCGACGCAGATCGCGTAGAAGATCAGGAAGCCCCAGAGCGCGCCCACGGCCGACCCCGTCATCGCGATCGAGGTGCCGTAGGCCTTGGGGATGAAGAAGGCGCCATAGGCCGCAATCGCCGAGGTGAAGGCGGTGATCGCGCCCGATTCCATGGCGATCTGCCGCTTGCGCTCCTCGACGCCGAGCTCCGGCATCAGGTGCGGCACCTCGCGCCCCATGATCACCGGGATCATCTGGAAGGTGGAGGCATTGCCGACGCCGGTCAGGAAGAACAGCGCCATGAAGCAGGCGAAGAAGCCGACGAAGGACCCGACGCCGAGGAAGACGATCACGCCGAAGGTGGCCGCGATCATGGCCGCGAAGGTCCAGAAGGTCACCCGCCCCCCGCCGAAGCGGTCGCTGATCCAGCCGGTCGCGGCCCGGCTCAACGCGCCCACCAGCGGCCCGAGAAACACGTAGTTGAGCGCGTTCACCTCGGGAAAGGCCAGTTTCGTCAGCAGCGGGAAGCCCGCCGAATAGCCGATGAAGCTGCCGAAGGTGCCGGTGTAGAGGATGCACATCAGCCAGTTGTGCGTGCGGCTGAAGATCACCGCCTGATCGGCGAAGCTGGCGCGTGCATCCGCGATGTCGTTCATGCCCAGCCAGGCGGCGACGGTGGCCGCGAGGATGAAGGGCACCCAGACGAAGCCGGCGTTCTGCATCCACAGTTGCCCGCCGTCGGACATGGTCTGCGGCTGCCCGCCCAGCGCCCCGAAGACCCCCGCCGTGATGACGATCGGCACGAGGAACTGCATGACCGAGACGCCCAGGTTGCCGAGCCCGGCGTTCAGCGCCAGCGCGTTGCCCTTCTCGGCCTTCGGGAAGAAGTAGCCGATGTTGGCCATCGAAGAGGCGAAGTTGCCGCCGCCGAAGCCGCACAGGAGCGCCAGCACGAGAAAGATGAGGTAGGGCGTCTCGGGGTTTTGCACCGCGTAGCCGATGCCCATGGCCGGCAGCAGCAAGGACGCGGTCGACAGGGTCGTCCACAGCCGTCCGCCGAAGACCGGCACCATAAAGCTGTAGAAGATCCGCAAGCTCGCGCCCGAAAGGCCCGGCAGCGCCGCCAGCCAGAAAAGCTGGCCCGGCGTGAAGTCGAAGCCGATGGCAGGCAGGCGTGCCACCACGACCGACCAGACCATCCACACGGAGAACGCAAGCAGCAGCGCCGGGATCGAGATCCACAGGTTGCGGCGCGCCACGGCCTGCCCCTTCTCGTTCCAGAACGCGGCATCCTCGGGCCGCCAGTCCTGCAGCACCCGCGGCATGACGGTTTTGCCCGGAACATGGATATCCTGCATCTCCGGCAGGCTCGGCAGGTCGTCGAGCGCGGGACCGTGGGCCGCCCGCTCCATGGCGCGGATCGACAGATGCATCCAGGTGAGCGCAATCGCGACAAGCCCGAACAGGATCGCGAAGCAGGAGGTATAGATGCCGGTCAGATCCAGCGCGGCGCCGAAGACGATCGGCAGGACGAAGCCTCCAAGCCCCCCGATCATGCCCACCAGGCCGCCGACCGCGCCGACGTGTCTGGGGTAGTAGACGGGGATGTGCTTGAACACCGCCGCCTTGCCGAGGCTCATGAAGAAGCCGAGCGCGAACAGGACGACGATGAACGGCCAGAAGCCCATCATGGTCGAAAAGGCGATCGGTCCGTCCTTGCCCTGCACGATGTAGGCCGTCGGCGGATAGGACAGCATGAACAGCAGGACCAGCGAGAAGCCGAAGGTCCAGTACATGACCTGACGGGCTCCGAACTTGTCGCTGAGGTGGCCGCCATAGGCGCGGAACAGCGAGGCCGACAGGCTGAAGGAGGCGGCGGCCATGCCCGCCGTCTTCACGTCCACGCCGTAGACGTCGATCAGGTAGTGCGGCATCCACAATGCGAGCGCAACGAAGGCGCCGAACACGAAGAAGTAGTAGAGCGAGAAGCGCCAGACCTGAAGATTGCGCAGCGGCGCGAACTGCTCCGCCAGCGAGGGCGCCTTCGCCCCTGTCCTGCGCCGCTCGACCAGTTCGGGATCGTCCTTGGCCAGCAGGAAGAACAGGACGCCGACGATGGCCAGCCCGAACGCCCAGACATAGGCGACGCCGTGCCAGCCATAGGCGACCAGGACGAAGGGCGCGATGAACTTGGTCACCGCCGCGCCGACATTGCCCGCACCGAAAATCCCGAGCGCCGTGCCCTGGTGGCCCGCGTCATACCAGCGGCTGACATAGGCCACGCCGATGATGAAGGATCCGCCGGCGA
It encodes the following:
- a CDS encoding nitrate reductase subunit alpha codes for the protein MSHLFDRLNFFQSKELEQFSGGWGQTTRENCDWEDTYRNRWRHDKVVRSTHGVNCTGSCSWKIYVKSGIVTWETQQTDYPRTRAGLPNHEPRGCARGASYSWYLYSANRVKNPLIRGSLMRAWRRMRETMTPVAAWAAIQNDPEVRASYTRTRGKGGFVRATWDEATEIVAAANAHTAKTWGPDRVFGFSPIPAMSMVSYAAGSRYLSLLGGTCMSFYDWYCDLPPASPQTWGEQTDVPESADWYNAGFLMLWGSNVPQTRTPDAHFYTEVRYRGTKSAVVSPDYSEAAKFGDIWLNPQAGTDAALAMAMGHVILREYHLDRQAEYFEDYARKYTDMPMLVRLDEKDGRLVPGRMLRAEDFDGNLGEANNPDWKTVAHDEASGQIVAPNGSIGFRWGEEGRWNLEERANGAETRLRLSQILEEDHDEVVGVDFPYFGGAATGDFVKCGHPDVLTRNIPARRVTLADGQEALVATVFDLFCANYGLDRGLGGDWVSKDFDDDSPYTPAWAEKITGVEREKIIAVAREFASNAEKTRGKSMVILGAGLNHWYHMDMNYRGIINMLVMCGCIGQEGGGWSHYVGQEKLRPQTGWQPLAFALDWNRPPRHMNSTSCWYAHTDQWRYETLRAGEILSPTAPEGDWDISLIDYNIRAERMGWLPSAPQLKTNPLEVSRAAKKAGKEVRDYVAEQLMSGELEMSCQDPDAPENWPRNLFVWRSNLLGSSGKGHEYFLKHLLGTDHGVMGKDLGEEGAVRSKEARWHDEAPQGKLDLLVCIDFRMSTTAVYSDIVLPTASWYEKDDLNTSDMHPFIHPLQAAVDPAYESRSDWEIFKSIARKFSDVAPEVLGVETDIVQLPLLHDTAAELAQAHVRDWKKGECDLIPGKTAPNYIAVERDYPNLYRKFTSVGPLLEKLGNGGKGITWETGAEVEHLRNLNGVVRDEGVSHGQPKLETAIDAAEMILMLAPETNGEVAVKAWQELEKPTGRRHAHLAEGAHHTKIRFRDIAAQPRKIISSPTWSGIESEEVCYNAGYTNVHELIPWRTLTGRQQLYQDHEWMRAFGEGFVGYRPPVDLKTITAAVNSDAAEGSPHVVLNFITPHQKWGIHSTYTDNLLMLTLNRGGPVVWMSEVDAQKAGLVDNDWVEAYNVNGALTARVVVSQRIKQGTLFMYHAQEKIVNTPGSEKTGHRGGIHNSVTRATLKPTHMIGGYAQLSYGFNYYGTVGANRDEFVIVRKLQKIDWLDTPAGRSATRNVEAAE
- a CDS encoding MFS transporter, whose product is MQTEAAVSSRDQNRALGLSTIAFTACFAVWTIFSIIGVAIKDELGLNDTQFGLLVATPILTGSITRLFLGVWTEKYGGRLVFAGQMILTALATWALTLADSYIMYLIAALGIGLAGGSFIIGVAYVSRWYDAGHQGTALGIFGAGNVGAAVTKFIAPFVLVAYGWHGVAYVWAFGLAIVGVLFFLLAKDDPELVERRRTGAKAPSLAEQFAPLRNLQVWRFSLYYFFVFGAFVALALWMPHYLIDVYGVDVKTAGMAAASFSLSASLFRAYGGHLSDKFGARQVMYWTFGFSLVLLFMLSYPPTAYIVQGKDGPIAFSTMMGFWPFIVVLFALGFFMSLGKAAVFKHIPVYYPRHVGAVGGLVGMIGGLGGFVLPIVFGAALDLTGIYTSCFAILFGLVAIALTWMHLSIRAMERAAHGPALDDLPSLPEMQDIHVPGKTVMPRVLQDWRPEDAAFWNEKGQAVARRNLWISIPALLLAFSVWMVWSVVVARLPAIGFDFTPGQLFWLAALPGLSGASLRIFYSFMVPVFGGRLWTTLSTASLLLPAMGIGYAVQNPETPYLIFLVLALLCGFGGGNFASSMANIGYFFPKAEKGNALALNAGLGNLGVSVMQFLVPIVITAGVFGALGGQPQTMSDGGQLWMQNAGFVWVPFILAATVAAWLGMNDIADARASFADQAVIFSRTHNWLMCILYTGTFGSFIGYSAGFPLLTKLAFPEVNALNYVFLGPLVGALSRAATGWISDRFGGGRVTFWTFAAMIAATFGVIVFLGVGSFVGFFACFMALFFLTGVGNASTFQMIPVIMGREVPHLMPELGVEERKRQIAMESGAITAFTSAIAAYGAFFIPKAYGTSIAMTGSAVGALWGFLIFYAICVGITWVVYTRPGGLLHDIERGRGAMGAAAQPAQ